The proteins below are encoded in one region of Aeromonas veronii:
- the earP gene encoding elongation factor P maturation arginine rhamnosyltransferase EarP: MTPSLPPFDWDIFCTVVDNFGDIGVTWRLARQLQQENHGLVRLWVDDLASFARICPGLDPAQDSQWVEGIHVQHWHDVLPADTIPARVVIEAFACTLPTPFIERMAQQSPPPCWINLEYLSAESWVEECHALASPQRVGNQSLDKYFFFPGFTARTGGLLCEQGLIAAREQWQQDEAGLDAYWASLGLAPKAQDELRISLFTYESAALGSLVQSWCQSTTPVTLLLPLGRSLNDVLTGAGLEEAITTASAGDRLQAGNLCIKLLPMTDQAGYDRLLWSCDLNLVRGEDSFIRAQWAAHPFLWHIYPQDDEAHIAKLDDFLTHYLAALPADAVQWLRDVSHALNHGHDVGELWAQWPQYATVWQQHARAWSQKLLVDGDLVTRLVKFLESRI, encoded by the coding sequence ATGACCCCCTCCCTCCCCCCGTTTGACTGGGATATCTTCTGCACCGTCGTGGATAATTTCGGCGACATCGGCGTCACCTGGCGGCTCGCCCGTCAGTTGCAGCAGGAGAATCATGGCCTCGTCAGGCTCTGGGTGGACGATCTGGCGAGCTTCGCCCGCATCTGCCCCGGACTGGATCCGGCCCAGGACAGCCAATGGGTGGAGGGCATCCATGTCCAGCACTGGCACGATGTCCTGCCCGCCGATACCATACCTGCCAGGGTGGTGATAGAGGCCTTTGCCTGCACGCTGCCCACCCCCTTCATCGAGCGCATGGCCCAGCAGAGCCCCCCGCCCTGCTGGATCAACCTGGAGTACCTGTCGGCCGAGTCCTGGGTCGAGGAGTGCCACGCCCTCGCCTCCCCCCAGCGGGTCGGCAATCAGAGTCTCGACAAATACTTCTTCTTCCCGGGCTTCACCGCCAGGACCGGGGGGCTCTTGTGCGAACAGGGGCTGATTGCGGCGCGAGAGCAGTGGCAACAAGATGAGGCGGGGCTCGATGCCTACTGGGCCAGCCTGGGATTAGCCCCCAAGGCACAAGATGAGCTGAGAATAAGCCTCTTTACCTACGAGAGCGCGGCACTTGGAAGCCTGGTGCAAAGCTGGTGCCAGAGCACTACTCCGGTCACCCTGCTGCTGCCGCTCGGGCGCTCCCTCAATGACGTACTCACCGGCGCCGGGCTGGAGGAGGCCATCACGACAGCCAGCGCGGGAGATCGGCTGCAAGCGGGTAACCTTTGTATCAAGCTGCTGCCGATGACGGATCAGGCCGGTTACGATCGACTGCTCTGGAGCTGCGATCTCAACCTGGTACGCGGGGAGGACTCCTTCATACGGGCCCAGTGGGCCGCCCACCCCTTCCTGTGGCACATCTATCCCCAAGACGATGAGGCCCACATCGCCAAGCTGGACGACTTCCTCACGCACTATCTGGCGGCGTTGCCCGCAGATGCGGTCCAGTGGCTGCGCGATGTCAGCCACGCCCTCAATCACGGGCACGATGTCGGCGAACTCTGGGCACAATGGCCACAATACGCCACAGTTTGGCAACAACATGCGCGAGCCTGGTCACAGAAGCTGCTCGTCGACGGGGATCTCGTCACTCGGCTGGTGAAATTTTTAGAAAGCCGTATATAA
- the efp gene encoding elongation factor P: protein MKTAQEIRAGNVVMIGTEPMVVQKAEFNKSGRNSAVVKMKLKGLLNGSATETVFKADDKLEVVQLERKECTYSYFSDPLYVFMDTEYNQYDVEKDNLGDALNYLVDGMEDLCEVTFYNEKAISVELPTTIVREVEYTEPAARGDTSGKVTKPARLKGTTYELAVAAFVEIGDKIEIDTRTGEFKRRVN from the coding sequence ATGAAAACCGCACAGGAAATCCGCGCTGGTAACGTCGTCATGATCGGTACCGAGCCGATGGTGGTCCAGAAAGCCGAATTCAACAAATCCGGCCGTAACTCCGCCGTGGTCAAGATGAAGCTGAAAGGCCTGCTGAACGGCAGCGCCACCGAGACCGTATTCAAGGCTGACGACAAGCTGGAAGTCGTTCAACTGGAGCGTAAAGAGTGCACCTACTCCTACTTCTCCGACCCCCTGTATGTCTTCATGGATACCGAGTACAACCAGTACGACGTCGAGAAAGACAACCTGGGTGACGCGCTGAACTACCTGGTAGACGGCATGGAAGATCTGTGTGAAGTGACTTTCTACAACGAGAAAGCCATCTCCGTAGAACTGCCGACCACCATCGTTCGCGAAGTTGAGTACACCGAGCCGGCCGCCCGTGGCGACACCTCCGGTAAAGTGACCAAGCCGGCCCGCCTGAAGGGCACCACCTACGAGCTGGCCGTTGCCGCCTTCGTAGAGATCGGCGACAAGATCGAAATCGATACCCGTACCGGCGAGTTCAAGCGTCGCGTCAACTAA
- a CDS encoding DUF2238 domain-containing protein: MTSSQKILLLLLTLILLALSGWQPYDRLTWLLEIVPVLIVMPLLILTHKHFPLTTLLYLGITVHAAVLMLGGTYTYARVPLGFDLQQWFELSRNPYDKIGHFFQGFVPALACREILLRGHHVQGKRMLAFLVICVVLAISASYELIEWGAALALGQGADEFLGTQGDPWDTQSDMFCALVGAISALLLLTPLHDRQLARLTC; encoded by the coding sequence ATGACATCTTCTCAAAAAATCCTGCTGCTGTTGCTCACCCTGATCCTGCTGGCGCTCTCCGGCTGGCAACCCTATGACCGGCTGACCTGGCTGCTGGAAATCGTCCCCGTACTCATCGTCATGCCGCTGCTGATCCTCACCCACAAGCACTTCCCCCTCACCACCCTGCTCTATCTCGGGATCACCGTGCACGCCGCCGTGCTGATGCTGGGGGGGACCTATACCTATGCCAGGGTGCCGCTGGGTTTCGACCTGCAACAGTGGTTTGAACTCAGCCGCAACCCCTATGACAAGATTGGCCACTTCTTCCAGGGTTTCGTCCCCGCCCTCGCCTGCCGGGAGATACTGCTGCGAGGTCACCATGTGCAGGGCAAGCGCATGCTGGCGTTCCTCGTCATCTGCGTGGTGCTGGCCATCAGTGCCAGTTATGAGCTGATCGAGTGGGGAGCGGCCCTCGCGCTCGGTCAGGGAGCCGACGAGTTCCTCGGCACCCAGGGGGATCCCTGGGACACCCAGTCCGACATGTTCTGTGCCCTCGTTGGCGCCATCAGCGCCCTGCTGCTCCTGACTCCCCTGCACGACAGGCAGCTCGCCAGACTCACTTGCTGA
- a CDS encoding DUF3530 family protein produces MVKSSLLLLLSLLASTTVPASEITPPAPLDHWQSGDWQGLPDSTQVDKQRVLFARHSSDNYLGLAILLPDWQRSGQLWQLTRDLGRLGFDTLLLLPSPQQFELDPAAEKKQASIDSFRQQFAERIVKLSDAKLQEGGFKLLLAQGTSAAWAANLITSEQLPAPDALVLLDGFFPNPQSNQTLAKQVAQVSIPTLDLYQEEGARWPLLAAEARRSESRRSHKLNYRPYALMALDETPGRIQGWLTHLGWI; encoded by the coding sequence ATGGTCAAATCATCCTTACTGCTGTTGTTGAGCCTGCTGGCAAGCACCACCGTGCCGGCCAGCGAGATCACGCCCCCAGCCCCCCTCGATCACTGGCAATCGGGGGACTGGCAGGGTCTGCCGGACAGCACCCAGGTGGACAAGCAGCGGGTCTTGTTCGCCAGACACAGCAGCGACAACTACCTGGGGCTCGCCATCCTGTTGCCGGACTGGCAACGCAGCGGCCAGCTCTGGCAGCTGACCCGGGATCTGGGCCGGCTCGGCTTCGATACCCTCTTGCTGCTCCCCTCCCCCCAGCAGTTCGAACTGGATCCGGCGGCCGAGAAGAAACAGGCATCCATCGACAGCTTCCGCCAGCAATTTGCCGAGCGGATCGTCAAGCTCAGCGACGCCAAGTTGCAGGAGGGGGGCTTCAAGTTGTTGTTGGCCCAGGGCACCAGCGCGGCCTGGGCCGCCAACCTCATCACCAGCGAGCAACTACCCGCCCCTGACGCCCTGGTGCTGCTGGATGGTTTCTTCCCCAACCCGCAGAGCAATCAGACCCTGGCCAAGCAGGTGGCCCAGGTCAGCATCCCGACTCTGGATCTCTATCAGGAGGAGGGGGCCCGCTGGCCCCTACTGGCGGCCGAGGCCAGGCGCAGCGAGAGTCGGCGCAGCCACAAACTCAACTACCGCCCCTACGCCCTGATGGCGCTCGACGAGACCCCAGGTCGCATCCAGGGCTGGTTGACCCATCTCGGCTGGATCTGA